The following proteins come from a genomic window of Sesamum indicum cultivar Zhongzhi No. 13 linkage group LG10, S_indicum_v1.0, whole genome shotgun sequence:
- the LOC105171411 gene encoding uncharacterized protein LOC105171411 isoform X6: protein MPIICPEGTKLPCVIYCHGNSGCRTDASEAAVILLPSNITVFTLDFSGSGLSGGEHVTLGWNEKDDLKAVVDYLRADGNVSLIGLWGRSMGAVTSMMYGAEDPSIAGMVLDSPFSDLVDLMMELVDSYKVPLPKFTVKFAIHYMRRAIQKKAKFDILELNTIKVAKSCFVPVLFGHAIDDDFIQPHHSDNIFDAYVQGDKNIIKFEGDHNSPRPQFYFDSVSIFFNNVLQPPEDDIVVSYFDLTNDDFSKGRWSTVHDEEFADELLDSPVAATSTEDTLKQLRSKKPMSTVVVPVDMSSNDNQPDSRVESRGSDSYLSPSNMISFELSEGSGHGSHAPGFRDDNEYVEHPLNALAGFPINVEEEERMFTEAVIESLKDLEARQTCVQKPSSSGDTYLPKPEQALPNEKTNSFPALSDSLETSVSTSATLAFHTPLPNPDKVLSESPSKCSPSSGAESQETSSHICSSTCNHSLPDNDTMNCSKDNLNVLKNSRSAAAAPRPTQEETSRLTSHKDASSATPRPSSEVDMVDSTTVTVKVEKNTTSNVIDGWLRRWELFFRNR from the exons ATGCCTATTATCTGTCCTGAAGGAACTAAACTGCCATGTGTGATCTATTGCCATGGAAATAG TGGTTGCCGAACAGATGCCAGTGAAGCTGCTGTTATATTGTTGCCATCAAACATCACAGTTTTCACTCTTGATTTTTCTGGTTCTGGACTCTCTGGAGGAGAGCATGTGACTCTGGGCTGGAATGAA AAGGATGATCTAAAAGCTGTGGTTGATTATCTAAGGGCAGATGGGAATGTTTCTTTAATTGGTTTGTGGGGCCGCTCCATGGGTGCTGTTACTAG CATGATGTATGGAGCTGAGGATCCTTCAATCGCAGGAATGGTTCTGGATAGCCCATTTTCTGATTTGGTTGACTTGATGATGGAACTGGTTGATAGTTACAAAGTTCCGCTTCCTAAATTCACT gttaAGTTTGCAATCCACTATATGCGAAGAGCAATTCAGAAAAAGGCAAAATTTGACATACTGGAATTGAACACAATCAAG GTTGCAAAATCTTGCTTCGTTCCAGTTCTTTTTGGTCATGCAATTGATGATGATTTCATACAACCCCATCATtctgataatatttttgatgcTTATGTg CAGggtgacaaaaatattatcaaatttgaggGTGATCACAACTCTCCCCGccctcaattttattttgattctgtgagtatttttttcaacaatgtATTACAACCTCCAGAGGATGACATAGTGGTTTCATATTTTGACTTGACAAATGATGATTTCAGCAAG GGTAGGTGGAGCACGGTCCATGATGAGGAGTTCGCTGATGAATTATTGGATTCACCTGTTG CAGCTACTAGCACCGAGGACACCCTTAAGCAACTTCGCTCCAAGAAACCTATGAGTACTGTAGTG GTTCCTGTAGATATGTCATCCAATGATAATCAACCAGATTCCCGG GTGGAAAGTAGGGGGTCTGATTCATATTTATCACCGTCTAATATGATCAGTTTTGAACTCTCCGAAGGTAGTGGTCATGGTTCTCACGCACCTGGATTCAGAGATGACAATGAATACGTTGAGCACCCTCTTAATGCCTTGGCAGGTTTCCCAATCAAtgtggaagaagaagaaagg ATGTTCACAGAGGCAGTAATTGAGTCACTAAAGGACTTGGAGGCGAGACAGACTTGTGTCCAGAAACCATCATCGAGTGGTGACACTTACCTCCCTAAGCCAGAACAAGCACTACCAAACGAAAAAACAAATTCCTTTCCTGCACTGAGTGACTCCTTAGAAACTTCAGTTTCCACCTCAGCAACCTTGGCATTCCATACGCCACTTCCCAACCCCGACAAAGTATTATCAGAATCTCCTTCAAAATGTTCTCCATCTTCTGGTGCAGAAAGTCAGGAAACTTCTTCTCATATTTGTTCATCAACATGCAACCACAGCTTACCTGATAATGACACAATGAATTGTTCAAAGGACAACTTAAATGTATTAAAGAACTCTAGGAGTGCTGCGGCTGCTCCACGTCCCACGCAAGAAGAAACAAGTAGGCTGACATCTCATAAAGACGCATCATCAGCCACTCCAAGGCCATCATCTGAGGTTGACATGGTGGATAGTACTACTGTTACTGTAAAAGTTGAGAAAAACACAACATCCAATGTCATAGATGGGTGGTTACGTCGTTGGGAACTCTTCTTCCGAAACAGATGA